In Niallia sp. FSL W8-0635, one genomic interval encodes:
- a CDS encoding family 4 glycosyl hydrolase yields MNTIKTNDIQIAYIGGGSQGWAWGLMSDLANEEAISGKVKLYDINYQAAYQNELIGNQLLDRSDVAGKWEYEAVRTIDEALTGADFVIISILPGSFDDMESDVHLPEKYGVYQSVGDTVGPGGLVRALRSIPIFVDIANQIREFAPKAWVINYTNPMSLCTRALYATFPEIKAIGCCHEVFGTQKLLASMVQEFLGIEEVKRQEIKVNVLGINHFTWINQASYKGLDLMPLYEKFVEKYAASGFEGSEKGHWMNNHFVSAERVKFDLFKQFGLIAAAGDRHLAEFMPNTWYLKSPETVREWKFGLTPVAWRKQNKQALVEKSKRLADGTDPFEQKMTGEEGIDIMKALLGLGEFMTNVNVPNQGQIGGIPHDVIVETNAVVSYDSVRPVLAGKLTKPVHNMVMRHVTNQETVLQAVLHKDMDLAFQAFVQDPLLSTVKPEDAQALFHEMLAKTGQM; encoded by the coding sequence ATGAATACGATAAAAACAAACGATATTCAAATAGCGTATATTGGTGGAGGTTCACAAGGCTGGGCATGGGGCTTAATGAGTGATTTGGCGAATGAGGAAGCAATTTCGGGTAAGGTGAAATTGTATGACATTAACTATCAGGCTGCCTATCAAAATGAATTAATTGGCAATCAATTATTGGATCGCTCAGATGTAGCTGGTAAATGGGAATATGAAGCAGTTAGAACAATTGATGAAGCCTTAACAGGTGCTGACTTTGTCATTATCTCGATTCTTCCTGGATCGTTTGACGATATGGAGTCTGACGTCCATTTACCGGAAAAGTATGGGGTGTATCAATCAGTTGGGGATACGGTTGGACCAGGTGGGTTGGTTAGAGCATTACGGTCGATTCCAATCTTCGTTGATATTGCGAATCAGATTCGCGAATTTGCACCAAAAGCTTGGGTGATAAATTATACAAATCCAATGAGTCTATGTACAAGAGCTTTGTATGCGACTTTTCCTGAAATAAAAGCGATTGGCTGTTGTCATGAAGTGTTTGGTACACAGAAGTTACTTGCTTCCATGGTTCAAGAATTTTTAGGGATAGAGGAGGTAAAGCGACAAGAGATAAAAGTCAATGTATTAGGGATTAATCACTTTACATGGATAAATCAAGCTTCCTACAAAGGATTAGATTTAATGCCATTGTATGAAAAGTTTGTAGAGAAATATGCGGCCAGTGGGTTTGAAGGCTCCGAGAAAGGTCATTGGATGAACAATCATTTTGTTTCAGCCGAGAGAGTGAAATTTGATTTATTTAAACAATTTGGCCTTATTGCAGCAGCGGGAGATCGTCATTTGGCTGAATTTATGCCCAATACATGGTATTTAAAAAGCCCGGAAACAGTAAGAGAGTGGAAGTTTGGTTTAACACCAGTTGCTTGGCGAAAGCAAAATAAGCAAGCGCTCGTGGAAAAAAGTAAACGATTAGCAGATGGTACCGATCCATTTGAACAAAAAATGACTGGAGAAGAAGGAATCGATATTATGAAAGCTCTTCTTGGTTTAGGAGAATTTATGACGAATGTGAATGTCCCGAACCAAGGCCAGATAGGTGGCATCCCGCATGATGTGATAGTAGAAACGAATGCTGTTGTTAGCTATGACAGTGTACGACCAGTGCTTGCTGGGAAATTAACAAAGCCTGTACACAATATGGTCATGCGCCATGTGACAAATCAAGAAACCGTTCTACAAGCAGTTCTCCACAAGGATATGGACTTAGCATTCCAGGCATTTGTGCAGGATCCTTTGTTGAGTACAGTGAAACCGGAAGATGCTCAAGCGTTATTTCATGAAATGCTGGCTAAGACGGGGCAGATGTAG
- a CDS encoding WxL domain-containing protein: MIKKLFATVSTLAIIGSAFVGGQSAFAATTAIEGGSLSFGTQPSVDNFGSVTLNGQVQNSTAALSAFTVIDATGTGDGWNVVVKADQFTDSANGLTLPTNSIDIALPTVSAQAGASDVTTITKADGKIDNATGVKILSAAEGGGMGTYNVDANTLTLNLLPKDVKEGNYTSTVTVTVTTGP; the protein is encoded by the coding sequence ATGATTAAAAAATTATTTGCAACTGTTTCTACTTTAGCAATTATAGGTTCCGCATTTGTAGGTGGACAATCAGCATTTGCAGCTACAACAGCAATCGAAGGTGGTTCATTATCATTTGGTACTCAACCAAGTGTTGATAACTTTGGCTCTGTAACTCTTAATGGACAAGTTCAAAATAGTACTGCTGCTCTCAGTGCATTTACTGTAATTGACGCAACAGGAACTGGAGATGGATGGAACGTTGTGGTGAAAGCTGATCAATTTACGGATTCAGCTAATGGATTAACATTACCAACCAATTCAATAGATATCGCTCTTCCAACAGTATCTGCGCAGGCTGGAGCTAGTGATGTAACAACTATAACAAAAGCAGATGGTAAAATCGACAATGCTACTGGCGTGAAAATTCTTTCTGCTGCTGAAGGCGGCGGCATGGGTACGTATAATGTAGATGCAAACACTTTAACATTAAACCTTTTACCGAAAGATGTAAAAGAAGGAAATTACACTTCAACTGTTACTGTAACTGTTACAACTGGACCTTGA
- a CDS encoding glycoside hydrolase family 1 protein, producing the protein MKKSGFPEGFLWGGATAANQLEGAYNEGGKGLSIFDMVTFVPKEERGNDIEMDVKSKVELETLLAGKGGDNFPKRRGIDFYHRYKEDIALFAEMGFKTFRLSISWPRIFPNGDDLVPNEEGLAFYDKVFDELAKYGIEPLVTLSHYEIPLNLVQKYNGWVDRQLVDFFVHYAETVFNRYKDKVKYWLTFNEINISTLSPYIGSGILIDEVENKEQAIYQALHHQFVASSRAVKACHEIIPDAQIGCMLARMEVYPETCNPDDVLAALEEDQKNLFFTDVQVRGYYPSFMLSYFEENDIQIDMLPGDEELLLQHTVDFLSFSYYMSMVASGAPDKLKEKGNFFSGVKNQYLESSDWGWQIDPKGLRITLKKMYDRYQVPLFIVENGLGAYDKVEDDGSINDDYRIAYMRAHIEQMKEAIKDGVDLIGYTSWGCIDLISAGTSEMSKRYGFIYVDQDDYGNGTLKRSKKKSFDWYKQVIATNGQEL; encoded by the coding sequence ATGAAGAAAAGTGGATTTCCAGAAGGGTTTTTATGGGGGGGAGCTACAGCTGCCAATCAATTAGAAGGTGCTTATAACGAAGGTGGGAAGGGCTTGTCTATCTTTGATATGGTTACATTCGTTCCAAAAGAAGAACGGGGCAATGATATCGAGATGGATGTCAAAAGCAAAGTGGAATTGGAAACGCTATTAGCTGGCAAAGGCGGCGACAATTTCCCGAAACGTCGCGGGATTGATTTTTATCATCGCTATAAAGAAGACATCGCTCTTTTTGCAGAGATGGGTTTTAAAACATTCCGTCTGTCTATTTCATGGCCACGTATTTTTCCAAATGGGGACGACTTGGTGCCAAATGAAGAAGGCTTAGCGTTTTATGATAAAGTGTTTGACGAGTTAGCTAAATATGGAATAGAGCCATTAGTGACTCTATCTCATTATGAAATTCCACTGAATTTAGTGCAAAAATATAATGGATGGGTGGATCGACAATTAGTAGATTTCTTTGTTCACTATGCCGAAACAGTCTTTAATCGTTATAAAGACAAGGTGAAATATTGGCTAACTTTTAATGAGATTAATATTTCGACTCTTTCTCCATATATCGGTAGTGGTATTTTAATTGATGAAGTAGAGAATAAGGAACAAGCCATTTATCAAGCCCTGCATCATCAATTTGTAGCAAGTTCAAGAGCAGTAAAAGCATGTCATGAGATTATTCCCGATGCACAGATTGGCTGTATGCTAGCGCGAATGGAAGTATATCCAGAAACCTGTAATCCAGATGATGTGTTAGCCGCATTAGAAGAGGATCAGAAGAATTTATTTTTCACGGATGTTCAAGTGCGCGGATACTATCCAAGCTTTATGCTAAGCTACTTTGAGGAAAATGATATTCAGATTGATATGCTGCCAGGGGATGAGGAACTGCTTTTACAACACACAGTAGACTTCCTATCATTTAGCTACTACATGTCTATGGTTGCGAGTGGAGCACCAGATAAATTAAAGGAAAAAGGAAACTTCTTCTCTGGAGTGAAAAATCAGTATTTAGAATCATCTGATTGGGGATGGCAAATCGATCCGAAAGGATTACGCATTACGTTAAAGAAAATGTATGATCGCTATCAAGTGCCATTATTTATCGTGGAAAATGGATTAGGAGCTTATGATAAGGTGGAAGACGATGGCTCTATTAATGATGATTATCGCATTGCCTATATGCGAGCACATATTGAGCAGATGAAAGAAGCTATCAAAGATGGAGTTGATTTAATTGGCTACACAAGCTGGGGATGCATTGACCTAATTTCTGCAGGTACCTCTGAAATGTCTAAACGCTACGGCTTTATCTATGTAGACCAAGATGATTATGGAAATGGCACATTAAAAAGATCAAAGAAAAAATCGTTTGATTGGTACAAACAGGTGATTGCTACTAACGGTCAAGAATTATAG
- a CDS encoding DUF916 domain-containing protein: MKVFRILFLTLIFGMASPLVSIYVKAEKASVPLTIEPIYPENQNPQTKGYFDLSVNSSEAQTLQVRITNNEDKEVTISIKPANAYTNPNGGMLYEDELDSADTVLLEDAVRLAEFIKVEETVKVPPLTSVEVPIELTVPELDGQHILGGILFTTQGEETETQQEAEEGTANFILKTETVYAIALQLNIPNEVPDNFQYGEAGFIGETGSVFMEMSNDAKKIQEKIAGTYSVSDKDGNELFKGEYGPFKMAPKTKIRYPIQWNDETLEDGDYTLNIKGTVDGKEVSTSKPFTINNKDVTEYVEKTQATQVKVDNGIPIWVWIIGAVLFGLVMFLIGKRRM, translated from the coding sequence ATGAAAGTGTTTCGAATTTTGTTTTTAACACTCATATTTGGAATGGCATCTCCATTAGTTAGTATATATGTGAAGGCAGAGAAAGCTAGCGTTCCTTTAACCATTGAGCCAATCTATCCAGAAAATCAAAATCCTCAAACAAAAGGGTACTTTGATCTGTCTGTAAATTCGAGCGAAGCACAAACACTTCAAGTGCGCATTACCAACAATGAGGACAAAGAGGTAACGATAAGTATTAAGCCAGCAAATGCTTATACTAATCCAAATGGTGGAATGCTCTATGAGGATGAGCTAGACTCTGCCGATACCGTTCTTTTGGAGGATGCTGTTCGATTGGCTGAATTTATTAAAGTAGAAGAGACTGTAAAGGTACCTCCATTAACATCTGTGGAGGTACCCATTGAGTTAACAGTTCCAGAATTAGATGGACAGCATATTTTAGGAGGTATTCTATTTACAACGCAAGGAGAAGAAACGGAAACACAACAAGAAGCGGAAGAGGGCACTGCGAATTTTATTTTGAAAACAGAGACCGTCTATGCCATTGCACTTCAACTAAATATACCAAATGAAGTGCCTGATAACTTCCAATATGGAGAAGCAGGTTTTATTGGCGAAACTGGTTCTGTGTTTATGGAAATGAGCAACGATGCAAAAAAAATCCAAGAAAAAATAGCTGGTACTTATTCGGTTTCAGATAAGGATGGAAACGAGTTGTTTAAAGGGGAATATGGACCTTTTAAAATGGCCCCTAAGACAAAAATAAGATATCCAATCCAATGGAATGATGAAACACTTGAAGATGGCGACTATACATTAAATATAAAAGGGACAGTTGATGGGAAAGAGGTATCCACATCTAAACCCTTTACCATTAATAACAAAGATGTAACGGAATATGTAGAGAAAACACAAGCTACTCAAGTGAAAGTAGATAATGGCATTCCAATATGGGTTTGGATAATTGGAGCGGTATTATTTGGTTTAGTAATGTTTTTGATTGGAAAAAGAAGAATGTAG
- a CDS encoding carbohydrate ABC transporter permease produces MYSKKEISLPQNDIQLNVKTKKKKKYQYIGLVYILPWLIGISVFELFPLLYSFYLSFTDFNIISSPKFIGLSNYVKMFTDDPDFYTSLKVTFYYVLIAVPLKIAFALLVAVLLNFNIKGMGIFRTAYYLPSILGGGIAVAILWRFMFSEDGLINDVLGFFHLPTENWLGNPETSLLTISLLTVWQFGSSMVLFLAGLKQVPSELYEAAKVDGASKIRTFFSVTLPMLTPILLFNIIMQTINAFQEFTAAFVITNGGPLKSTYLYGVMLYENAFTYLKMGYASALSWILFIIILIFTLILFKTSKQWVFYQDER; encoded by the coding sequence ATGTATTCGAAGAAAGAAATAAGTTTACCTCAGAATGATATTCAATTAAATGTAAAGACAAAGAAGAAAAAGAAATACCAATATATCGGTCTTGTGTACATTCTGCCTTGGTTAATTGGTATTAGTGTATTTGAGCTTTTTCCTTTACTCTATTCGTTTTATTTATCCTTTACCGATTTCAATATTATTAGCTCCCCAAAATTTATTGGACTATCAAACTATGTCAAGATGTTTACCGATGATCCAGATTTTTATACCTCTCTAAAAGTGACTTTCTATTATGTGCTGATTGCTGTACCATTAAAAATTGCCTTTGCCTTGTTAGTAGCAGTTCTTCTTAATTTTAATATCAAAGGGATGGGCATCTTCCGGACAGCATATTATTTACCCTCCATTTTAGGTGGAGGGATTGCGGTAGCGATTTTATGGAGATTTATGTTCTCCGAAGATGGATTAATTAATGATGTCTTGGGATTCTTCCATTTACCAACAGAAAACTGGTTAGGTAATCCTGAAACATCTCTATTGACGATTAGCTTGTTAACGGTTTGGCAGTTTGGTTCTTCGATGGTTTTATTCTTGGCAGGCTTAAAGCAGGTTCCATCTGAATTATATGAAGCGGCTAAGGTTGATGGTGCTTCTAAAATACGGACGTTTTTTTCCGTTACATTACCAATGCTTACCCCTATTTTATTATTCAACATTATTATGCAGACAATTAATGCCTTTCAAGAGTTTACGGCAGCCTTTGTCATTACAAATGGTGGACCATTAAAGTCTACGTATTTATATGGTGTAATGCTTTATGAAAACGCATTCACTTATTTGAAAATGGGTTATGCCTCTGCACTTTCTTGGATTTTGTTTATCATTATTCTAATTTTCACATTAATACTATTCAAAACGTCCAAACAATGGGTGTTTTATCAAGATGAGAGGTGA
- a CDS encoding Bcr/CflA family multidrug efflux MFS transporter, with translation MNTLSNTKRLQIAFLLGSLSLLGPFTIDTYLPAFPTIVEEFHTNASLVQVSLTTCLLGLGLGQLIIGPMSDVQGRRKPLLIFLGLYLLSSLVCAIAPNISMLIVARFIQGFAAAGGLVISRAVVRDLYSGRELTKFFATLMLIGNLGPIVAPIIGGAILSFANWKVVFLVLTCVGAILTVVVSFKLEETLPTEKRVPSNIKQVVMNFGSLLKDREFAGYAFTQGFTTAGIFAYVSGISFVYQNIYGVSPQVFSLLFGINGVGLIIGTQLVGRLSRFSEKTFLKSGLALSMSASILLVIAILLHAPLLAVAIPIFLFVTSISIIGTSSFSLAMETKGHMAGSASALLGLLPFLLGSLTAPLVGIGGEHTAVPMGIIIFASSLLAFLSYYVLVRKASLKVNTPKHVTHN, from the coding sequence TTGAACACATTATCAAATACTAAAAGGCTACAAATTGCTTTTCTATTGGGATCATTATCCCTGTTAGGTCCATTTACAATAGATACATATTTACCGGCATTTCCAACTATTGTAGAAGAATTTCACACGAATGCATCCCTAGTCCAAGTTAGTTTAACGACTTGCTTGTTAGGATTGGGATTGGGACAGTTAATAATTGGACCGATGAGTGATGTACAGGGCCGTCGTAAACCATTGCTTATTTTTCTTGGCTTATACCTACTTTCTTCATTAGTGTGTGCGATAGCACCCAATATATCCATGTTGATTGTTGCTCGTTTCATACAAGGATTTGCAGCTGCGGGTGGTCTTGTTATTTCAAGAGCGGTGGTTCGAGATCTTTATAGTGGAAGAGAATTAACAAAGTTTTTTGCTACATTGATGCTGATTGGTAATTTAGGTCCAATTGTGGCTCCAATCATAGGGGGAGCAATACTTTCTTTTGCAAATTGGAAAGTGGTTTTCCTTGTATTAACTTGTGTTGGTGCTATTTTGACTGTAGTCGTTTCCTTTAAACTAGAAGAAACGTTACCAACTGAAAAACGGGTACCAAGCAATATTAAACAAGTAGTCATGAATTTCGGTTCGTTATTAAAAGATCGTGAATTTGCAGGTTATGCATTTACTCAAGGTTTCACTACTGCAGGAATCTTTGCGTACGTATCTGGTATTTCTTTTGTTTACCAAAATATTTACGGCGTTTCTCCTCAAGTCTTTAGCTTATTGTTTGGAATAAATGGGGTCGGTTTAATTATCGGAACGCAACTCGTTGGTCGATTATCTAGATTTTCTGAAAAAACATTCTTGAAAAGCGGTTTAGCTCTTTCCATGTCAGCTTCTATTCTTTTAGTAATCGCGATTTTACTACATGCACCATTACTAGCTGTTGCGATACCTATTTTTCTATTCGTAACTTCTATCAGTATTATTGGTACATCCTCTTTTTCATTAGCGATGGAAACAAAGGGGCATATGGCAGGAAGTGCTTCTGCATTATTAGGCTTATTACCATTCTTACTAGGGTCATTAACAGCACCATTAGTAGGAATTGGAGGAGAACATACAGCTGTACCGATGGGCATTATCATCTTCGCATCAAGCTTATTAGCCTTCTTATCCTACTACGTATTAGTTCGAAAAGCTTCTTTAAAGGTAAATACACCAAAGCATGTTACGCATAATTAA
- a CDS encoding indolepyruvate ferredoxin oxidoreductase subunit alpha, which yields MPFVITSPCMHEKAGDCVDVCPVDCIAKGADQFYIDPDICIDCGACEAVCPVSAIYHEEEVPPEEQAYIQKAIDFYKTYEG from the coding sequence ATGCCTTTCGTTATAACTTCACCATGTATGCATGAAAAAGCAGGGGATTGTGTAGATGTTTGTCCTGTAGATTGTATTGCAAAGGGAGCAGATCAATTTTATATTGATCCAGATATTTGTATTGATTGTGGTGCATGTGAAGCAGTATGTCCTGTTTCCGCCATTTATCATGAAGAAGAAGTACCCCCGGAAGAACAAGCCTATATCCAGAAGGCGATTGATTTTTACAAAACATATGAAGGATGA
- a CDS encoding SDR family oxidoreductase — protein MKLSSNTILITGGSAGIGLAFAERFIKAGNTVIVCGRREDMLQQAKEKFPTLITFVSDLAVEADRIALFDWVTTNYPEVNVLVNNAGIQQRFNVLIADAKNDWSYFNKEITINMEASIHLSMLFAPYFFDKENATIINVTSGLAFTPMAIGPIYSATKAAMHSFTMSLRHQLSDTSVEVIEVAPPAVNTDLGGAGLHTSGEPLDAFADGIFQGLEEGKMEIGYGSSVDRLRMSRDELDNHVENMYNAMKKTIE, from the coding sequence ATGAAACTCTCAAGCAATACAATTCTAATTACAGGTGGAAGCGCCGGGATCGGGTTAGCTTTTGCAGAACGGTTTATCAAAGCAGGAAATACAGTTATTGTTTGTGGTCGCCGAGAAGATATGCTTCAACAGGCGAAAGAGAAATTCCCTACCCTTATTACATTTGTGAGCGATCTAGCAGTAGAAGCTGACCGTATTGCACTATTCGATTGGGTGACAACGAACTATCCAGAAGTAAATGTGTTAGTGAACAACGCAGGAATTCAACAACGTTTTAATGTGTTAATAGCAGACGCTAAGAATGATTGGAGTTATTTCAACAAAGAAATCACGATTAATATGGAAGCTTCTATCCATCTGTCTATGTTGTTTGCGCCATATTTTTTTGATAAAGAAAATGCGACCATTATTAATGTAACATCAGGTTTAGCCTTTACACCAATGGCAATTGGTCCGATTTATTCAGCAACCAAAGCGGCAATGCATTCGTTTACCATGAGTTTAAGACACCAGCTTTCCGACACTTCTGTAGAAGTAATCGAAGTTGCTCCTCCTGCTGTAAATACAGATTTAGGCGGTGCCGGCTTACATACTAGTGGTGAACCATTAGATGCCTTTGCCGATGGAATTTTCCAAGGATTAGAAGAAGGAAAGATGGAGATTGGATATGGTAGTTCTGTCGATCGCTTGCGCATGTCACGTGATGAATTGGATAACCATGTGGAAAATATGTACAATGCGATGAAAAAGACGATTGAGTAA
- a CDS encoding carbohydrate ABC transporter permease has translation MTKRNNILLYVFLIIFGLVLIYPFLFMISATFKTNEEIFTGIGLIPDQFSLEAFRNGWKGIGDTTYGMFLMNSIKLVVPTVLFTIVSSVIVAYGFARFEFPFKKILFGIMVATLMLPQAVVIVPRYLLFHKLGWLDTYLPFYVPALLATFPFFTFMLIQFIRGLPKELDESAILDGCNSFMILTKIHLPLLKPALISVGIFQFMWTWNDFFNSLIYINSVDKYPVSLGLRMFLDAEGAVSWNEIMAMSVVTIFPCVLVFFICQKYFVSGISTSGLKG, from the coding sequence GTGACGAAAAGAAATAACATCCTTTTATACGTATTTTTAATTATTTTTGGCCTAGTGCTGATTTATCCCTTTTTATTTATGATCTCCGCAACATTTAAAACGAATGAGGAAATTTTCACAGGAATTGGGTTGATTCCTGATCAGTTTTCCTTGGAGGCTTTTCGGAACGGATGGAAGGGAATTGGGGATACTACTTACGGAATGTTTTTAATGAATTCTATTAAACTAGTTGTTCCTACCGTTCTATTTACCATTGTATCAAGTGTCATTGTGGCTTACGGATTTGCGAGATTTGAATTTCCGTTTAAAAAAATACTGTTTGGGATTATGGTAGCAACGCTTATGCTTCCACAAGCAGTTGTTATTGTACCGAGGTATTTATTGTTTCATAAGCTTGGATGGCTAGATACGTATTTGCCATTTTATGTGCCAGCACTATTGGCTACCTTCCCATTCTTTACATTTATGCTCATACAGTTTATTCGCGGTTTGCCAAAGGAACTAGATGAATCGGCTATTTTAGATGGATGTAATTCCTTTATGATTTTAACGAAAATCCATCTTCCGTTATTAAAACCAGCTTTAATCTCAGTGGGGATTTTCCAATTCATGTGGACATGGAATGATTTCTTTAATTCCCTTATTTATATCAATAGTGTGGATAAATATCCTGTTTCACTTGGCTTGCGAATGTTTTTAGACGCAGAGGGGGCTGTTTCTTGGAATGAAATTATGGCGATGTCAGTAGTGACAATTTTTCCTTGTGTGCTTGTTTTCTTTATCTGTCAAAAGTATTTTGTTTCAGGTATTAGTACAAGTGGGCTAAAGGGCTAA
- a CDS encoding hydroxyacid dehydrogenase: MNKPKVLQILSMYDEAAEEILKSKAEVIRTDDYSVDNLCELVKGVDGVVLRAPARIEKEVIDANPHLKVISGAGVGLDNIDVTYATKVGIPVLHAPSVNKVSTAEHTVMFIMALSKSLLSFHKEMEKGNFDSRNRISTQELKGKKVGLIGFGSIAQEVAKRLVFGLDMKVSAWVREASPTKQKKADDLEVEITVDIKKVFAESDFISIHIPLKEETKYSIDNALLSLMKPTAYIINTARGAVINQDDLYTILASNKIAGAALDVYEVEPIPKDNKLLSLSNVLLTPHVGGTTKESNYIMATTVAQNVINFLNGEEAEFVANPGVLEKNESLIRK, translated from the coding sequence ATGAACAAACCTAAAGTGCTACAAATATTATCCATGTATGATGAAGCAGCAGAGGAAATTTTAAAAAGTAAGGCAGAGGTTATAAGAACAGATGATTATAGTGTGGATAATTTATGTGAACTAGTTAAAGGTGTGGATGGGGTAGTATTAAGAGCACCAGCAAGAATAGAGAAAGAGGTAATCGATGCGAATCCTCATTTAAAAGTGATTTCTGGTGCAGGAGTGGGACTTGATAATATTGATGTTACATATGCTACAAAGGTTGGGATTCCAGTATTACATGCACCTTCCGTAAATAAAGTTTCCACTGCAGAACATACGGTAATGTTTATCATGGCATTAAGTAAGTCCCTTCTAAGCTTTCATAAAGAAATGGAAAAGGGAAATTTTGATTCGAGGAATCGAATAAGTACTCAAGAATTAAAAGGAAAGAAAGTGGGTCTAATAGGTTTTGGAAGCATTGCACAAGAGGTAGCAAAACGATTAGTGTTTGGGTTAGATATGAAAGTGTCAGCTTGGGTAAGAGAGGCTAGTCCTACTAAACAGAAAAAAGCGGATGATTTAGAAGTTGAAATTACCGTTGATATCAAGAAAGTATTCGCTGAGTCTGACTTTATATCTATACATATTCCATTAAAGGAAGAAACGAAATATTCCATTGATAATGCGTTATTATCTTTAATGAAACCAACGGCATACATCATTAATACAGCAAGAGGGGCTGTTATTAATCAAGATGATCTATACACTATTTTAGCATCTAATAAAATCGCAGGAGCTGCCCTAGATGTATATGAAGTGGAGCCAATACCAAAAGACAACAAATTATTAAGCTTATCCAATGTCCTTCTCACCCCACATGTAGGTGGAACAACGAAGGAAAGTAATTATATTATGGCTACTACTGTTGCACAGAATGTTATTAATTTCTTAAATGGGGAGGAGGCAGAGTTTGTTGCTAATCCAGGTGTATTGGAGAAGAATGAAAGTCTGATTAGGAAGTAA
- a CDS encoding MurR/RpiR family transcriptional regulator: protein MEQLIYTLLAYINNSLEKDINYSIANSFLENIHHIEGYSLEMAAEVCNVAPSTINRFCKRIGFRNFSNLRNSVAFQGGMYEAREKQLNADSFESKLKENVEIIEGIPKDQLERIIQKIHESKRIVILGFEKHQIQAMELQKQLFLLGKLCECNTNFFKQLEALAHLTEEDMIITISIQGNILTEELAINDKIKEANGKKLLITFSDSDRYKYVFDEVLRCGEIENSEVSSYTLLRLFDVLVYQFQKQYPA, encoded by the coding sequence TTGGAACAGTTAATTTATACACTTTTAGCGTACATAAATAATTCTCTAGAAAAGGACATCAATTATTCTATTGCCAATAGTTTTCTTGAAAATATCCATCATATAGAAGGATATTCTTTAGAGATGGCTGCGGAAGTATGTAATGTTGCCCCTTCTACGATAAACCGTTTTTGTAAGCGAATAGGGTTTCGTAATTTTTCAAATCTCCGAAACAGTGTTGCTTTTCAAGGTGGAATGTACGAGGCGAGAGAAAAACAGTTGAATGCAGATTCATTTGAATCAAAACTTAAGGAAAATGTGGAGATTATTGAAGGTATTCCAAAGGATCAACTAGAACGGATTATCCAAAAAATTCATGAATCTAAAAGGATTGTCATTTTAGGCTTTGAAAAACATCAAATTCAAGCGATGGAGCTTCAAAAACAATTATTTCTTCTTGGAAAGCTATGTGAATGCAATACCAATTTCTTTAAACAGCTGGAGGCATTGGCTCATTTAACAGAGGAGGATATGATTATCACGATTTCGATCCAAGGGAATATCCTCACAGAAGAGTTGGCTATAAATGATAAAATAAAGGAAGCAAACGGAAAGAAGTTATTGATTACATTTTCGGATTCAGATCGATATAAATATGTTTTTGATGAGGTCTTACGCTGTGGAGAAATCGAAAATAGTGAAGTTAGCAGCTATACGTTATTACGGTTATTTGATGTGCTCGTTTATCAATTTCAAAAGCAATATCCTGCTTAA
- a CDS encoding MerR family transcriptional regulator: protein MKYCHISDASAKFNIPESTIRYYEKQGLLPLIERDEAGRRLFSENQMELLGTVICLKNTHMPIKKIKQYMDWIIEGDSTIQLRLAMMENHRQDVVAEISLMGESLKGIDVKIARYTKKIEERI from the coding sequence ATGAAATATTGTCATATCAGTGATGCATCAGCAAAATTTAATATTCCTGAATCAACGATAAGATATTATGAAAAGCAAGGACTGCTTCCATTAATAGAACGTGATGAAGCTGGAAGGCGGTTATTTTCAGAAAATCAAATGGAACTCCTCGGAACAGTTATCTGTTTAAAGAATACGCATATGCCTATAAAAAAGATTAAACAATATATGGATTGGATTATAGAAGGAGATAGCACCATTCAGCTACGACTTGCAATGATGGAAAATCACAGGCAAGATGTAGTCGCTGAGATATCGTTAATGGGGGAATCCCTAAAAGGAATTGATGTAAAAATAGCACGGTATACGAAAAAGATAGAGGAAAGAATATAG